CGCGGCCAGCATGGCCGGGCTCGGCTACGCCATGCGCACGCTGCCCATCGGGACGGCGTACGCCGTCTGGGTCGGGATCGGTGCCGCGCTCACCGTGGCCTGGGGCATGGTCACCGGCGACGAGCCGGCCAGCCTGACCAGGGTGCTGCTGCTGTGCGGGCTCGTCGGCTGCGTCGTGGGCCTCAAGCTCGCCCACTGAGCCCGCCTGCTCAGCGCTTGCGGGGCAGCAGCTCCCGGTCGGCGTAGCGGCCGATCTTCCAGGTGAGGAAGCCGTCGGCCCCGGCGCCGACCACGCCGCCGACCACGGGCACGCGGCGCGCGACGGTCGTCGCGAGCCGCTTGCCGGCGATGCGGGCGATGATGTCGGTGGCGACGACGGCGGAGATCATGCCGTCGATCGACGGGTCGTGGGCCGGGGCGGTGGCCAGCGCCATCGGGGTGGTGGGGAGCTTCTTCTTCTTGACGAGGGTCTTGACCTGCTCCTCACCGAGCAGGAGCGCGAGGATCGCGTTGCGCACCCGCGGGTCCGAGAGGTCGTGACCGCGCAGGTGGGCGATCCCGGCGACCATGCGGCACTGGAGCAGCGCCAGGCCGGCGACGTTGGCTGGGATGGTGACGGCCATCGTCACGAGCCCGCCGACGTTGGTGACGAAGCCCTGCGCGCCGGCCATGCGGACGTTGTTCTCGATGACCTCGTGGATCGCCCGGTCGACGTCGCCCTTCTGCTCGGCGAGCTGCTTGTCGGCCGCCGCCGCGGCCGGGGCCAGCGGGCCGACACCCCGGATGGCGCGGTCGAGCGCGACGCGCACGAACGTGGTCGTGAGACCCGGGGCGAGCTCGGGGATCTTCGGCGCCAGCTGGCGGCTCACGGTCTGCTTGAGGCCCATGCCCCGATCGTACGGCGAGCGCGAAGGCGCTCGTCCTGCCGACCGGGTCGCTAGCGTGGGGACCGTGCCGATCGCCCCTGCTCCGACGCCGTGGGCGTTCCCGCCGCAGGCGAGCTGGGACCCCGACGACGACCTCGTCGCGCTGGGCGCGGACCTCGAGCCGGGCACGCTCGTCGCCGCCTACGCCCGGGGCCTGTTCCCGATGCCGGTCAGCCTCGCGGGCGAGGAGCACCTCGGCTGGTTCTCGCCCGTCGAGCGCGGGGTCCTGCCGCTCGACGGCGTCCGCGTCAGCCGTTCGCTGCGGCGCTCGGCCCGCGACTTCGAGATCCGCGTCGACACGGCCTTCGACGAGGTGCTGGCCGCCTGCGGCAGCCCGGACCGCGCCGACGGCTGGATCACCTCCGACTTCGTGCACGCCTACGGCCGGCTGCACCGGCTGGGCTGGGCGCACTCCGTGGAGGCGTGGCGCGACGGCCGGCTCGCTGGCGGGCTCTACGGCGTCGGCATCGGCGGCCTCTTCGCCGGCGAGTCGATGTTCCACCGCGAGACCGACGCCTCCAAGGTCGCCCTGCTCGGCCTCGTGGAGCTGATGCGCGACCACCACGCCGAGCACCGGCTCCTCGACGTGCAGTGGCAGACCCCCCACCTGGCCTCGCTGGGCGTCGTACGACGTCCGCGCGCGGAGTACCTCGAGCAGCTCGAGCGCACCCTGCGCGTCCCGCTGCCGGAGGCCCTCGGGTTGGACGACGGGTCCGATGGGCGCGAGGCTGGACCCCGTTGACGGGACGCGACCGCGTCCCAGCGAAGGGGAACCGATGACTGCCCGTGCCCGTGTCCGCCTCACCGTGACCAGCGCCGTGCTGCTCGTCGGCGTCGTCACCGCGTCCTGCGGGGGCGACGGCGGGAGCGACGGCGGCGCCGCGGGTGGCGGCGGGAACGGCGCCGAGGACAGGGGAGCCCCCACCGGCGCGACCACGACGGAGTTCTGCGCGACGCAGACCGACTTCCTCACCGGCCTCGTGCCCCGCGACACCACCCGTCCTGAGGTGCCGAGCGACGAGGAGATGGCGCAAGCGGTCAAGGCCTGGGGCGCCGACCTCGCGGAGGTCGGGACGCCCGAGGGCATCCCGGACGACGCGCGCGCCGGCTTCGAGGCGCTCGTCGAGCAGGCCGCGCAGGTCGACGCGTCGGACTTCTCGATCGAGGAGCTCGAGGAGCTCCAGGCGGGGGGCGCCGACGCGTCGGAGGAGGCGCGGAAGCAGGCCGACGCGTTCGCGACGTACCTCAC
This genomic stretch from Nocardioides renjunii harbors:
- a CDS encoding DMT family transporter; this translates as MAWFVLVLAGALEAVWAVALGRSEGFSRLAPSLVFLVAIAASMAGLGYAMRTLPIGTAYAVWVGIGAALTVAWGMVTGDEPASLTRVLLLCGLVGCVVGLKLAH
- a CDS encoding EcsC family protein, with protein sequence MGLKQTVSRQLAPKIPELAPGLTTTFVRVALDRAIRGVGPLAPAAAAADKQLAEQKGDVDRAIHEVIENNVRMAGAQGFVTNVGGLVTMAVTIPANVAGLALLQCRMVAGIAHLRGHDLSDPRVRNAILALLLGEEQVKTLVKKKKLPTTPMALATAPAHDPSIDGMISAVVATDIIARIAGKRLATTVARRVPVVGGVVGAGADGFLTWKIGRYADRELLPRKR
- the aat gene encoding leucyl/phenylalanyl-tRNA--protein transferase; translated protein: MPIAPAPTPWAFPPQASWDPDDDLVALGADLEPGTLVAAYARGLFPMPVSLAGEEHLGWFSPVERGVLPLDGVRVSRSLRRSARDFEIRVDTAFDEVLAACGSPDRADGWITSDFVHAYGRLHRLGWAHSVEAWRDGRLAGGLYGVGIGGLFAGESMFHRETDASKVALLGLVELMRDHHAEHRLLDVQWQTPHLASLGVVRRPRAEYLEQLERTLRVPLPEALGLDDGSDGREAGPR